A region of Vigna radiata var. radiata cultivar VC1973A chromosome 10, Vradiata_ver6, whole genome shotgun sequence DNA encodes the following proteins:
- the LOC106775718 gene encoding uncharacterized protein LOC106775718 — MEKQKTVMGLILLLFVLGVSAWTGEIHGRVVCDVCGDSSLGPEDHVVEGAEVAVLCITRSGEVLNYQAFTDAKGIYTVAETMPESDRWDACLARPISSFHEQCTQLGEGSLGVKFSYNHPSGYSHNVRTFVYRPTSVPTYCI, encoded by the exons ATGGAAAAACAGAAGACGGTGATGGGTTTGattcttttgctttttgttttggGTGTGAGTGCTTGGACTGGTGAAATCCATGGAAGAGTTGTTTGTGATGTTTGTGGAGATTCTTCTCTTGGACCTGAAGATCATGTGGTTGAAG GTGCTGAGGTTGCTGTTCTTTGCATCACCAGGTCTGGAGAAGTTCTAAACTATCAGGCATTCACAGATGCAAAGGGGATATACACAGTGGCGGAGACAATGCCAGAGAGTGATCGTTGGGATGCATGTCTAGCTCGACCAATCAGTAGTTTCCATGAGCAGTGCACTCAACTTGGTGAGGGCAGCTTGGGAGTCAAATTCAGTTACAATCACCCATCAGGATATTCACACAATGTCAGGACCTTTGTGTATCGACCCACCAGTGTTCCAACTTACTGCATATGA